A single region of the Vanacampus margaritifer isolate UIUO_Vmar chromosome 13, RoL_Vmar_1.0, whole genome shotgun sequence genome encodes:
- the LOC144062654 gene encoding transmembrane protein 69-like: protein MLSVMLRKSTITAKKLLHLARPPPKYWPSSLIRVTDGGSEPRHISWASLARSPTEWPRVSRHDYCPVVLAFVRTGLFSRTQFHFFTSRNKYFHSSVVKLKKRPQPEPPPRELDLLRYDMKDLWKSPKPALWLVFAGLIPFVAPPLFMCVTEIYVPEFAYIQVAYGVSIISFLGGARWGYALPESSQAKPDWINLSNSVVPALFAWVTMLMAESIVPAVTMVIMGLGISLHYDLSLLPTYPSWFKALRAVLTIVAFFSLLGTLITCQMYPEKNFFSE from the exons ATGCTCTCTGTGATGTTAAGAAAAAGCACCATAACTGCCAAGAAG CTTTTGCACTTGGCACGACCACCACCAAAATATTGGCCATCGTCACTTATCAGGGTTACTGATGGTGGATCAGAACCTCGACATATCAGCTGGGCCTCCTTAGCTAGGTCGCCAACAGAATGGCCTCGAGTTTCCCGGCACGATTATTGTCCTGTTGTCCTTGCTTTCGTGAGGACTGGGCTCTTCTCGAGGactcaatttcatttttttacatcaagaaataaatatttccaTTCATCTGTTGTGAAGCTAAAGAAGCGACCACAGCCTGAACCTCCTCCCAGAGAGCTGGACCTGCTGCGATATGACATGAAGGATTTATGGAAGAGTCCCAAACCGGCTCTGTGGCTGGTGTTTGCAGGACTGATCCCCTTTGTTGCCCCCCCTCTCTTCATGTGCGTGACTGAAATCTACGTTCCCGAGTTTGCCTACATTCAGGTGGCCTATGGTGTCTCCATCATTTCCTTCCTGGGTGGAGCTCGTTGGGGGTACGCCCTCCCTGAGAGCAGCCAGGCCAAACCTGACTGGATTAACCTGAGCAACAGTGTTGTTCCTGCGCTGTTCGCCTGGGTTACAATGCTCATGGCTGAGAGCATTGTTCCTGCAGTGACCATGGTTATCATGGGGTTGGGAATCTCACTTCACTATGACCTGTCACTGCTGCCCACTTACCCGAGCTGGTTTAAAGCCCTGCGTGCCGTGTTGAccattgtagcatttttttccctacttGGTACACTCATCACATGTCAAATGTACCCagagaagaattttttttctgagtga
- the tm4sf4 gene encoding transmembrane 4 L6 family member 4 isoform X2 translates to MCSGGFAKCLGITLIPLAVVCVLCNILLFFPGGKVVESDHITDEVWYSGGIFGSGVLMIFPALVFLGLKNNDCCGCCGNESCGRRFAMLSSILFATVGLVGAGYSVIVSAVAIDHGPKCLALEDGKSVWTYPFNTNGYLTDSTMWSKCTEPVGVVSWHLALFSVILIMGLIQIALCAVQVINGLLGALCGDCCGCCGGNDGAV, encoded by the exons ATGTGCTCTGGGGGCTTTGCCAAATGTCTGGGGATTACTTTGATTCCCCTGGcagttgtgtgtgtgctgtgcaACATCCTACTCTTCTTTCCTGGTGGGAAGGTTGTGGAAAGTGATCATATCACAGATGAGGTGTGGTACTCTGGGGGAATTTTTGGCTCTGGAGTTTTG ATGATCTTCCCAGCCCTGGTCTTCCTTGGTCTGAAGAATAATGACTGCTGTGGTTGCTGTGGCAATGAAAGCTGTGGAAGGAGATTTGCG ATGCTGAGTTCTATACTGTTTGCAACTGTGGGTCTAGTAGGAGCCGGTTACTCAGTCATAGTTTCAGCGGTTGCCATAGACCATGGACCCAAATGTCTGGCTCTAGAAGACGGCAAATCTGTTTGGACATATCCCTTCAACACGAA CGGCTACCTGACTGATTCAACCATGTGGTCAAAATGTACTGAGCCAGTTGGTGTGGTGTCATGGCATCTCGCACTGTTCTCTGTTATTTTGATCATGGGTTTAATCCAGATAGCGCTGTGTGCTGTGCAGGTGATAAACGGGCTGCTGGGAGCTCTGTGTGGGGACTGCTGTGGTTGCTGTGGTGGG AATGATGGAGCTGTGTGA
- the tm4sf4 gene encoding transmembrane 4 L6 family member 4 isoform X3, which yields MCSGGFAKCLGITLIPLAVVCVLCNILLFFPGGKVVESDHITDEVWYSGGIFGSGVLMIFPALVFLGLKNNDCCGCCGNESCGRRFAMLSSILFATVGLVGAGYSVIVSAVAIDHGPKCLALEDGKSVWTYPFNTNGYLTDSTMWSKCDKRAAGSSVWGLLWLLWWE from the exons ATGTGCTCTGGGGGCTTTGCCAAATGTCTGGGGATTACTTTGATTCCCCTGGcagttgtgtgtgtgctgtgcaACATCCTACTCTTCTTTCCTGGTGGGAAGGTTGTGGAAAGTGATCATATCACAGATGAGGTGTGGTACTCTGGGGGAATTTTTGGCTCTGGAGTTTTG ATGATCTTCCCAGCCCTGGTCTTCCTTGGTCTGAAGAATAATGACTGCTGTGGTTGCTGTGGCAATGAAAGCTGTGGAAGGAGATTTGCG ATGCTGAGTTCTATACTGTTTGCAACTGTGGGTCTAGTAGGAGCCGGTTACTCAGTCATAGTTTCAGCGGTTGCCATAGACCATGGACCCAAATGTCTGGCTCTAGAAGACGGCAAATCTGTTTGGACATATCCCTTCAACACGAA CGGCTACCTGACTGATTCAACCATGTGGTCAAAAT GTGATAAACGGGCTGCTGGGAGCTCTGTGTGGGGACTGCTGTGGTTGCTGTGGTGGG AATGA
- the tm4sf4 gene encoding transmembrane 4 L6 family member 4 isoform X1: protein MCSGGFAKCLGITLIPLAVVCVLCNILLFFPGGKVVESDHITDEVWYSGGIFGSGVLMIFPALVFLGLKNNDCCGCCGNESCGRRFAMLSSILFATVGLVGAGYSVIVSAVAIDHGPKCLALEDGKSVWTYPFNTNGYLTDSTMWSKCTEPVGVVSWHLALFSVILIMGLIQIALCAVQVINGLLGALCGDCCGCCGGVSMFSYALDS, encoded by the exons ATGTGCTCTGGGGGCTTTGCCAAATGTCTGGGGATTACTTTGATTCCCCTGGcagttgtgtgtgtgctgtgcaACATCCTACTCTTCTTTCCTGGTGGGAAGGTTGTGGAAAGTGATCATATCACAGATGAGGTGTGGTACTCTGGGGGAATTTTTGGCTCTGGAGTTTTG ATGATCTTCCCAGCCCTGGTCTTCCTTGGTCTGAAGAATAATGACTGCTGTGGTTGCTGTGGCAATGAAAGCTGTGGAAGGAGATTTGCG ATGCTGAGTTCTATACTGTTTGCAACTGTGGGTCTAGTAGGAGCCGGTTACTCAGTCATAGTTTCAGCGGTTGCCATAGACCATGGACCCAAATGTCTGGCTCTAGAAGACGGCAAATCTGTTTGGACATATCCCTTCAACACGAA CGGCTACCTGACTGATTCAACCATGTGGTCAAAATGTACTGAGCCAGTTGGTGTGGTGTCATGGCATCTCGCACTGTTCTCTGTTATTTTGATCATGGGTTTAATCCAGATAGCGCTGTGTGCTGTGCAGGTGATAAACGGGCTGCTGGGAGCTCTGTGTGGGGACTGCTGTGGTTGCTGTGGTGGGGTTAGTATGTTTTCATATGCACTAGACAGttaa